In Sphaeramia orbicularis chromosome 12, fSphaOr1.1, whole genome shotgun sequence, the following proteins share a genomic window:
- the LOC115429134 gene encoding alpha-protein kinase 2-like has product MNIFSTLRAWWPSRKAESLGPAEILQTDRRGAKPSPVPYFHSTSLLTNSHVPNVDNQASLNVNTETHVLLNTFPDLDRACQVEPQWGSPKFIMPLAPLGISSSFTRQTSSSLKGKDQICARSSPNDKGERNCNLWPTLDGITDCFSVEPDEDLIHKKESTVDSAEESSFLTDKKTSTQEIGDLSHFVPVDHFVISKEKHVACITLDLYDPFGSNAAKSSAAAVLPEKPELKTQEKMPHKTHKTTSECKTRSKKDRSVGHHHHHGTQVSKKQENVPHHVPTQQTCKTQDNLPGENCTRQDTADGREDKEVQLVIESGVGAEKGSSKSHGKKKKKHTQNTAAVKGVTGEPLGEVENGTVPQSAKGRIDAFEAKLGTNTGKAVKDSNLSDSREKKSQKSEAKEEKPLAYAEHKDQPPKSAKSPLSDDVIKRRRLSQDKFGKIVSALESKLPKADAGIQAKGEEAKADVGATRKKAYSEVVKQKPVLPKEDPKVVQPIQAVSVSRDPQSLCLWCQFAAVFTDYTVTWSREGTTLAETKRSAGDESRVSLTISNASNKDLGKYQCRLSSSHGSVVLDYLLTYEVLSEIVIPSTPKISSSAPVEVESEEEDVRCSRLIFKEDFLSEQYFGENHPASIITEKVHFGEGMHRRAFRTKLQAGQIPLLLPGHSCVLKVHNAISYGTKNNEELVQKNFNLAVEECQVQTQRESTSGVRCCCSVFGGVGEVPE; this is encoded by the exons ATGAACATATTTTCTACGCTCCGGGCTTGGTGGCCGAGCAGAAAAGCAGAAAGTCTTGGACCAGCTGAGATACTCCAGACTGATCGCCGAGGAGCCAAGCCTTCACCAGTTCCATATTTCCATAGCACAAGCCTTCTGACGAACTCGCATGTGCCGAATGTGGACAACCAGGCTAGTCTGAATGTTAATACTGAGACGCACGTGTTACTCAACACTTTTCCGGACCTTGACAGAGCATGTCAGGTGGAGCCGCAGTGGGGGAGTCCTAAGTTTATTATGCCCTTAGCTCCTCTGGGCATCAGCTCCTCCTTCACTCGTCAGACGAGCAGCAGTTTGAAAGGCAAAGACCAAATCTGTGCCAGAAGTTCTCCCAATGACAAGGGAGAGCGCAATTGTAATCTCTGGCCAACCTTGGATGGAATTACTGACTGTTTCTCTGTGGAACCCGATGAGGACCTGATTCATAAAAAGGAGAGTACAGTAGATTCTGCAGAGGAATCCAGCTTCCTCACTGACAAGAAAACAAGCACCCAAGAGATCGGCGACCTATCACACTTTGTCCCAGTAGACCATTTCGTCATCTCTAAAGAAAAACATGTTGCATGCATCACTTTAGACTTATACGACCCATTTGGCTCAAACGCTGCAAAATCCAGTGCAGCAGCTGTACTGCCTGAAAAACCAGagttaaaaacacaggaaaaaatgcCTCATAAAACTCACAAAACCACCTCGGAGTGCAAAACACGCTCCAAAAAGGACAGGTCTGTgggtcatcatcatcaccatgggACGCAGGTGTCCAAGAAGCAGGAAAATGTACCTCATCACGTCCCAACTCAACAGACCTGCAAAACACAAGATAATCTTCCTGGAGAGAACTGTACCAGACAGGATACCGCAGATGGACGTGAAGACAAGGAGGTCCAGTTGGTGATTGAGAGTGGTGTCGGGGCAGAGAAGGGAAGTAGCAAGTCCcatggaaagaagaagaagaagcacacCCAGAACACAGCAGCGGTGAAGGGTGTTACAGGGGAGCCGCTGGGAGAAGTGGAAAATGGGACAGTGCCGCAAAGTGCAAAGGGGAGGATTGATGCATTTGAAGCCAAGCTGGGAACTAATACAGGGAAGGCTGTAAAGGACAGTAATCTGTCAGACAGTCGGGAGAAAAAGTCCCAGAAATCAGAGGCTAAAGAAGAAAAACCTCTGGCTTATGCAGAACATAAAGACCAGCCACCAAAAAGCGCTAAAAGTCCTCTGAGTGATGATGTCATTAAAAGGCGACGCTTATCACAGGATAAGTTTGGGAAGATTGTCAGTGCTTTGGAATCTAAACTACCGAAGGCAGACGCTGGTATCCAGGCAAAGGGAGAGGAAGCCAAAGCAGATGTGGGAGCTACTCGTAAGAAGGCCTACAGTGAAGTGGTCAAGCAGAAACCAGTCCTACCTAAAGAAG ACCCTAAGGTGGTGCAGCCCATCCAGGCGGTGTCGGTGAGCAGAGACCCCCAGAGCCTATGCCTTTGGTGTCAGTTTGCAGCTGTTTTCACCGACTACACTGTGACCTGGAGCAGAGAGGGCACTACCCTGGCTGAGACCAAGAGGAG TGCAGGGGATGAGAGCAGAGTGTCCCTGACCATCTCCAACGCCTCAAACAAAGACCTGGGCAAGTACCAGTGTCGGCTCAGCAGCTCTCATGGATCGGTCGTTCTGGACTACCTGCTCACATATGAGG TGCTCAGTGAGATCGTCATCCCTTCAACACCAAAGATCAGCTCAT CTGCACCAGTAGAAGTAGAAAGTGAAGAGGAAGATGTCCGCTGCTCCAGACTCATCTTCAAGGAGGATTTCTTATCTGAGCAGTATTTCGGAGAGAACCATCCGGCCAGCATCATCACTGAAAAGGTCCACTTTGGCGAGGGGATGCACCGCCGGGCCTTCCGGACCAAGCTCCAGGCGGGTCAGATACCCCTGTTACTACCTGGACACTCCTGTGTGCTCAAAGTGCACAACGCCATCAGCTATGGGACCAAGAACAACGAGGAGCTCGTTCAGAAGAACTTTAACTTGGCTGTGGAG GAATGTCAGGTCCAGACACAGCGAGAGAGTACATCAGGCGTACGATGCTGTTGCTCAGTCTTTGGAGGCGTTGGAGAGGTCCCAGAGTGA